The genomic stretch AGGTCGACGGCGGAGGCGAACTCCTTGCCGTTGATGGTGACCGGGCGGCCCTGCTCGAAGCCGATCGTGACGTCCTCGGCGGCGATCTCGACCGAGGGGTCCCAGAACCGGACGCCCATGATCGGCTGTACGGTCTCCAGGCTGGTGTCCAGGTGCTCCAGGGTCTTCGCCTCGTGCGTGGCGCCCCAGATGTTGGCGTCGGTGGAGTACGCCTTCTCCGTCGAGTCCCGGTAGGGCAGCTCATGGGCGAGCAGCCACTCCGACATCTCCTTGCGGCCGCCGAGCTCGGTGACGAAGTCCGCGTCGAGCCAGGGCTTGTAGATCCGCAGGTGCGGGTTGGCGAGCAGGCCGTAGCGGTAGAACCGCTCGATGTCGTTGCCCTTGAAGGTCGAGCCGTCGCCCCAGATCTGGACGTCGTCCTCCATCATCGCCCGCACCAGCATGGTGCCGGTGACCGCGCGGCCCAGGGGCGTGGTGTTGAAGTACGCCCGCCCGCCCGAGCGGATGTGGAACGCGCCGCAGGTGAGCGCGGCGAGGCCCTCCTCGACCAGCGCCGCGCGGCAGTCGACCAGGCGCGCGATCTCGGCGCCGTAGGTCTTCGCGCGACCGGGCACCGACGCGATGTCGGGCTCGTCGTACTGGCCGATGTCGGCGGTGTACGTGCAGGGCACGGCACCCTTGTCGCGCATCCAGGCGACCGCTACCGAGGTGTCGAGGCCCCCGGAGAAGGCGATCCCGACGCGCGAGCCGACGGGGAGGGAGGTAAGCACTTTGGACATACGCAGAAGTATGCACGATGACGCATGAACATGCAATGCCGACCGCATGAACCCAGTGTGGGTACCCGACAGGCCGCCCTGAAGGCTTGCTCCACAGGGCCCTCACCACGTAAACCTTGCTCGACAATCAGCCATGGCTCGGGGGGAGTTGGCGCATGGAAGGCACGGTCGACGGGTTCCGCTACGGGGCGGTGACCCCTGTGGCGGCCTATGTGATGGCGTGCCTTGGCGGGGCGCTGGGGCTGCGCTGCATCGTCCGGTCGCTGATCAACGAAGGGTCCTGGAAGCCCGGCTGGCTGGCGCTGGGCGCCACCTCGATCGGCTGCGGCATCTGGACCATGCACTTCATCGCGATGATCGGCTTCCAGGTCGAGGAGACCCGGATCCGCTACGACGCCTCACTGACGGTCCTCAGCCTGATCGTGGCGATCGTGGTGGTCGGCGTGGGGGTCTTCATCGTGGGCTATCGCGGCGCGGGCAGGTCCTCGCTGACCCTCGCTGGTGTGATCACCGGGCTCGGGGTCGCTGCCATGCACTACCTCGGCATGGCGGCGATGCAGCTCAATGGGGACCTCCGGTACAACGCGCTCACCGTCCACCTCTCCATCCTGATCGCCATCGCCGCCGCGACCGCCGCGCTGTGGGCGGCCGTGTCGGTGCGGGGCTTCCTGATGAGCCTCGGCGCGAGCCTGGTGATGGGCGTGGCCGTGTCCGGGATGCACTACACCGGCATGGCCGCCGTGGACGTCCATCTGCACAGCGCGACGACCGGCGGCTCCTGGTCGGGCGACTCGCCCATGTCCCTGCTGCTCCCCATGCTGATCGGCCCGATCGTGTTCCTGCTGCTGGCGGGCGTGGTGGTGATGTTCGATCCGCTGCTGGTCCTCGGCGACGACGAAGGCGGGCGCCCGGCCGAACGACCCGAGACACCCCGGCTCGGGAACCGGGAGACCGTCAAGGGCGGTCCGCCGCAAGGGCGTTCGTAGATCATTGTTACGGTTCACCGGTGTCTGACTCTTCACGCGATACCGCCGAAGGCGCCGGCTGGGGAACCGCGGAACGCGGTGCGTACCGGCGGCTGATGCCCGCCGAGGTCCAGAAGATCTCCTGGCTGGACCCGAGAATGCTGTGGGCTGCCCGCAACGGCGTGCTGGCCTCCTGGTTCGGGGACCCGACCGGCCGCACGCGCAGCCGCTGGGTGGCGCAGCTGGCCGCGGCCGGGGCACCCGCCGACAAGGTGATCCGGCGCACCGACCCCGACCGCTTCTCCTTCCTGGTCATCGGGGACACCGGGGAGGGCGACGAGCCCCAGTACGCCGTGGTGCCGGGGCTGTTGGAGGCGGGCCGGGACACCAGCTTCGCGGTGCTCGCCAGTGACGTCATCTACCCGGTGGGCAGCGCGGACGACTACGGCGCGAAGTTCTTCCGGCCCTACCAGGACTACCCGGCACCGATCTACGCGATACCCGGCAACCACGACTGGTACGAGGACCTCGGCGCGTTCATGCGCGTCTTCTGCGACGACGCCCCGCCCCTGGAGCCCGAGCCGAGGCCGCGCCCGCTGACCCGGGCCTGGCTGCGCGCCCTGCTGTGGCACCGGGCTCGCCGCACGGACGGCCGACACCTGGACGAGGCCCGGAAGTTGCGCTCCGCCCCGGCCCAACAGGCGGTCCAGCCGGGCCCGTACTGGGCCGTCGACGCCGGACCGGTCCGGATCATAGGCATCGACACGGGCCTGCTCGGCACCCTCGACGCCGAACAGGGCGCCTGGCTGCGCGAGGTCTCCCGCGACCCACGCCCGAAGATCCTGATCACGGGCTCACCGCTGTACGTGGACGGCGAGCACCACCCCTGCGAGATCGAGGGCGGCGGCACGGTCGACGACATCGTCCGCGATCCGGCGCACCGCTATGTGGCGGCGATAGGCGGCGACATCCACAACTACCAGCGCTACCCGGTCAAGGTGGACGACCGCACGATCCAGTACGTCGTCTCGGGCGGCGGCGGCGCGTTCATGCACGCCACGCACACCATCCCCCGGGTCGACGTGGCGAACGTGACCGAGAAGGACTTCCGCTGCTACCCCCTGCGCGGCGACTCCCTCGCCTTCTACAGCAGGCTGTACGGCCGCCGCCTGCGCCTGCGCCGCTTCTTCGCGCTCTCCGAGGCCGAAGCGGCGGGGGTGGTCGCCGAGCGGCTGGGCATCCCGCTGACCAGGGCCCAGCATGCGACCGCCCGGATCACCCGCCGTACCCGTCTGGTGGCGAGCCTGCTCGGCGCGGGCCGCCGCCCGGACCGCACCGCCCGCTTCCGCCTCCCGGTGCGCAAGATCTACACCTCCCTCTTCTCCCCCGGCTCGGCGACCTACAGCCCGCCGTTCTTCAAGTGCTTCCTGCGCGTGGACGTCTCCCCGGAGTCGGTCCGGCTGCGCTGTTACGCCGCGACGGGGAACCGGGCACAGGAGATCGAGCCACCGGTGGAGGACGAAGTGACGATTCCCCTGGTCTGAGCGGAACACCCCGGCCCCGGGCGCGGTTGGCACGGAGGGTGCACTGATTGAACCTTGGAGGATCTCAATGCCGTCGACCTCGCGTCCACTGCGCAGGCTGGGCTTCCTGACCATAGGGCTGTTCGACGAGAGCGATCCGCGCCTCGGCCATGAGTCCACGCTCGGCCTCATCCAACTGGGCGAGCAGCTCGGCTTCGACAGCGCCTGGGTCCGCCACCGCCATCTCCAGTACGGCATCTCCTCCCCCGTCGCCCTGCTGGCGGCGGCCACGCAGCGCACTCGCCGGATCGAGCTCGGCACCGCGGTCATCCCGCTCGGCTGGGAGAACCCGCTGCGCCTGGCCGAGGACCTGGCCACGGTCGACATCCTGTCGGGCGGCCGCCTGAACCCGGGCGTGAGCGTGGGCCCGCCGATGCACTACGACCGCGTCAAGGAGGCGCTGTACCCCGACACGGCTCAGGCGGAGGACT from Streptomyces davaonensis JCM 4913 encodes the following:
- the argG gene encoding argininosuccinate synthase; its protein translation is MSKVLTSLPVGSRVGIAFSGGLDTSVAVAWMRDKGAVPCTYTADIGQYDEPDIASVPGRAKTYGAEIARLVDCRAALVEEGLAALTCGAFHIRSGGRAYFNTTPLGRAVTGTMLVRAMMEDDVQIWGDGSTFKGNDIERFYRYGLLANPHLRIYKPWLDADFVTELGGRKEMSEWLLAHELPYRDSTEKAYSTDANIWGATHEAKTLEHLDTSLETVQPIMGVRFWDPSVEIAAEDVTIGFEQGRPVTINGKEFASAVDLVMEANAIGGRHGLGMSDQIENRIIEAKSRGIYEAPGMALLHAAYERLVNAIHNEDTLAQYHNEGRRLGRLMYEGRWLDPQALMIRESLQRWVGQAVTGEVTLRLRRGEDYSILDTTGPTFSYHPDKLSMERTEDAAFGPVDRIGQLTMRNLDIADSRTKLELYAGLGMVGATPAAAVEHAGTTSLIGALTEGGAEAIASVGKGPDSDEELLDSAAMEFGTD
- a CDS encoding metallophosphoesterase family protein, with product MSDSSRDTAEGAGWGTAERGAYRRLMPAEVQKISWLDPRMLWAARNGVLASWFGDPTGRTRSRWVAQLAAAGAPADKVIRRTDPDRFSFLVIGDTGEGDEPQYAVVPGLLEAGRDTSFAVLASDVIYPVGSADDYGAKFFRPYQDYPAPIYAIPGNHDWYEDLGAFMRVFCDDAPPLEPEPRPRPLTRAWLRALLWHRARRTDGRHLDEARKLRSAPAQQAVQPGPYWAVDAGPVRIIGIDTGLLGTLDAEQGAWLREVSRDPRPKILITGSPLYVDGEHHPCEIEGGGTVDDIVRDPAHRYVAAIGGDIHNYQRYPVKVDDRTIQYVVSGGGGAFMHATHTIPRVDVANVTEKDFRCYPLRGDSLAFYSRLYGRRLRLRRFFALSEAEAAGVVAERLGIPLTRAQHATARITRRTRLVASLLGAGRRPDRTARFRLPVRKIYTSLFSPGSATYSPPFFKCFLRVDVSPESVRLRCYAATGNRAQEIEPPVEDEVTIPLV
- a CDS encoding MHYT domain-containing protein gives rise to the protein MEGTVDGFRYGAVTPVAAYVMACLGGALGLRCIVRSLINEGSWKPGWLALGATSIGCGIWTMHFIAMIGFQVEETRIRYDASLTVLSLIVAIVVVGVGVFIVGYRGAGRSSLTLAGVITGLGVAAMHYLGMAAMQLNGDLRYNALTVHLSILIAIAAATAALWAAVSVRGFLMSLGASLVMGVAVSGMHYTGMAAVDVHLHSATTGGSWSGDSPMSLLLPMLIGPIVFLLLAGVVVMFDPLLVLGDDEGGRPAERPETPRLGNRETVKGGPPQGRS